Proteins from one Oncorhynchus masou masou isolate Uvic2021 chromosome 12, UVic_Omas_1.1, whole genome shotgun sequence genomic window:
- the LOC135550495 gene encoding galectin-9-like yields MDYQQPFCNPSVPFTGCIQGALHEGKTITVTGRVLPNAKRFHVNLQCGSKEKPDVALHFNPRYDESRQHVACNTMLSSKWGPEERKYYIPMTQEERFTLLFLVNRDTYSVIVNGAHFMEYLHRMSITQVDTIFVYGDVEIESIAFSNSAGLLKQPANQAVVM; encoded by the exons AGTGTGCCATTCACTGGCTGTATCCAGGGAGCTCTGCATGAGGGGAAGACCATCACTGTGACAGGGAGAGTCCTGCCAAATGCCAAGAG GTTTCATGTGAATTTGCAATGTGGCTCAAAAGAAAAACCTGACGTAGCCCTCCACTTCAACCCCCGATATGATGAATCCAGACAACATGTGGCCTGCAACACCATGCTGAGCTCTAAGTGGGGCCCAGAGGAGCGTAAATATTATATACCCATGACCCAGGAGGAAAGATTTACCCTCCTGTTCCTGGTCAACCGAGATACATATTCG GTGATTGTGAATGGTGCCCACTTCATGGAGTACCTGCACCGGATGTCAATCACCCAAGTGGACACCATCTTCGTGTATGGGGATGTGGAGATCGAATCCATTGCCTTCTCCAACTCTGCA GGACTCCTGAAAcaaccagcaaaccaggctgtcgtAATGTGA
- the LOC135550499 gene encoding galectin-9C-like isoform X1: MACQQPFFNPRLPFTGCIQGALHEGKTITVTGRVLPGSQRFYVNLQCGSRGNPDIALHFNPRYDESKDVVVCNTMQHSKWGSEEREYPASMTRGANFTLMFLVNRDSYSLIVNGAHFMEYLHRLSFSRVDTITVDGGVEIQSIAFSNPAVTSPPPQPGYAVHPHSGQRNRTKSHQSKSCPKTPPQWCNTTQAFSAAFCTTGFFQTPPPYTPQPSFVVPYKNIMVGGLYPGRNIIVQGVVNHNADRFCVNLRFNSGVAFHFNPRFDENTVVRNSLLKEQWGPEERKGGMPFYRGQPFTVAITCDTKCYRVMVNGVQMFSYNHRHFLLQQIDILEVEGDVSLSSVVF; encoded by the exons ATGGCTTGTCAGCAACCCTTCTTCAATCCG AGATTGCCATTCACTGGCTGTATCCAGGGAGCTCTGCATGAGGGGAAGACCATCACTGTGACAGGGAGAGTCCTGCCAGGGTCCCAGAG GTTTTATGTGAATTTGCAATGTGGCTCAAGAGGAAATCCCGACATAGCCCTCCACTTCAACCCCCGATATGATGAATCCAAAGACGTTGTGGTCTGCAACACCATGCAGCACTCTAAGTGGGGCTCAGAGGAGCGGGAATACCCAGCATCCATGACTCGAGGGGCCAACTTTACCCTCATGTTCCTGGTCAACAGAGATTCATATTCA CTGATTGTGAATGGTGCTCACTTCATGGAGTACCTGCACCGGCTGTCGTTCTCCAGAGTGGACACCATCACCGTGGATGGGGGAGTGGAGATCCAATCCATTGCCTTCTCCAACCCTGCAGTGACA TCACCTCCTCCCCAACCAGGATATGCTGTCCATCCACACAGT GGTCAACGGAACCGAACTAAATCTCATCAAAGTAAATCATGTCCCAAAACTCCTCCTCAATGGTGTAATACCACACAG GCTTTCTCTGCTGCGTTTTGCACCACAGGATTTTTTCAG ACACCCCCTCCATACACCCCCCAGCCGTCCTTC GTTGTGCCATATAAAAATATAATGGTAGGTGGACTTTACCCAGGCAGAAACATCATCGTCCAGGGTGTGGTCAACCACAACGCTGATAG GTTCTGTGTTAACCTGCGTTTCAACTCGGGGGTGGCGTTCCACTTCAACCCCAGGTTTGATGAGAACACTGTTGTGCGTAATAGTCTCCTGAAGGAACAGTGGGgtccagaggagaggaaagggggcaTGCCCTTCTACAGAGGCCAGCCTTTTACG GTGGCCATTACGTGTGACACCAAGTGCTACAGGGTGATGGTGAATGGAGTCCAGATGTTCAGCTACAACCACCGCCACTTCCTGCTCCAGCAGATAGATATCCTGGAGGTGGAAGGGGACGTGAGCCTATCCTCTGTGGTGTTCTAA
- the LOC135550499 gene encoding galectin-9-like isoform X2, whose product MACQQPFFNPRLPFTGCIQGALHEGKTITVTGRVLPGSQRFYVNLQCGSRGNPDIALHFNPRYDESKDVVVCNTMQHSKWGSEEREYPASMTRGANFTLMFLVNRDSYSLIVNGAHFMEYLHRLSFSRVDTITVDGGVEIQSIAFSNPAVTSPPPQPGYAVHPHSAFSAAFCTTGFFQTPPPYTPQPSFVVPYKNIMVGGLYPGRNIIVQGVVNHNADRFCVNLRFNSGVAFHFNPRFDENTVVRNSLLKEQWGPEERKGGMPFYRGQPFTVAITCDTKCYRVMVNGVQMFSYNHRHFLLQQIDILEVEGDVSLSSVVF is encoded by the exons ATGGCTTGTCAGCAACCCTTCTTCAATCCG AGATTGCCATTCACTGGCTGTATCCAGGGAGCTCTGCATGAGGGGAAGACCATCACTGTGACAGGGAGAGTCCTGCCAGGGTCCCAGAG GTTTTATGTGAATTTGCAATGTGGCTCAAGAGGAAATCCCGACATAGCCCTCCACTTCAACCCCCGATATGATGAATCCAAAGACGTTGTGGTCTGCAACACCATGCAGCACTCTAAGTGGGGCTCAGAGGAGCGGGAATACCCAGCATCCATGACTCGAGGGGCCAACTTTACCCTCATGTTCCTGGTCAACAGAGATTCATATTCA CTGATTGTGAATGGTGCTCACTTCATGGAGTACCTGCACCGGCTGTCGTTCTCCAGAGTGGACACCATCACCGTGGATGGGGGAGTGGAGATCCAATCCATTGCCTTCTCCAACCCTGCAGTGACA TCACCTCCTCCCCAACCAGGATATGCTGTCCATCCACACAGT GCTTTCTCTGCTGCGTTTTGCACCACAGGATTTTTTCAG ACACCCCCTCCATACACCCCCCAGCCGTCCTTC GTTGTGCCATATAAAAATATAATGGTAGGTGGACTTTACCCAGGCAGAAACATCATCGTCCAGGGTGTGGTCAACCACAACGCTGATAG GTTCTGTGTTAACCTGCGTTTCAACTCGGGGGTGGCGTTCCACTTCAACCCCAGGTTTGATGAGAACACTGTTGTGCGTAATAGTCTCCTGAAGGAACAGTGGGgtccagaggagaggaaagggggcaTGCCCTTCTACAGAGGCCAGCCTTTTACG GTGGCCATTACGTGTGACACCAAGTGCTACAGGGTGATGGTGAATGGAGTCCAGATGTTCAGCTACAACCACCGCCACTTCCTGCTCCAGCAGATAGATATCCTGGAGGTGGAAGGGGACGTGAGCCTATCCTCTGTGGTGTTCTAA